Sequence from the Leptospira montravelensis genome:
ATCGAATCTTGTCGATGGTTTCCAATCTAGAGCGACTTGGAGTCACAGTAAATGAATCCAAAGATGGATACGAATTTGGGGAAGTAAAGGAAATCAATCCCGCTGCAATTGAAACTTTTATGGACCACAGGATTGCAATGAGTTTTGCCATACTTTCAAAGCTAACTGGCGTCGAACTAAAGTTCGACGATACCAGTTGGGTAGACACCAGTTTTCCTGGATTTTTCGATATCTTAAAAACCTTTTAGCAAAAACCAAACTCTTTGCTTTATTGAATAACCAAAAGGATTTATAATGCCAAATCCTTTTGGTTACTTTCAACTGGGATGTGAACTCGAATGGTCAGATCAAAACCATGTTCTTCTGTTTCATTAAATTCATAAGCAAGTTTCAATTGGTAATCTTTCAATAATATAAGTAAACCCATTCCTTCAGATCCACTTCCATTGTTTCGTGATTCTAAAGCATCAAAATATAACTGGTTAATATCTCCGTCTTTAATAGTTTGTATTTTATTTTCAAAGATCGCTTTCATCCAAGGGGTCACATGATTTTTAACCTCTAAACGTAAATCGGTTCCAAGGTCTTTGATTTCAATGTAAACAGTACTATTTTCTTTGTCAGAATATTTTGCTGCGTTTTCCACAAGTTCATTGATAATTGTGGAGATCGCATTTTTATCTAACTTCTTTGCTTCATAAGAGTGGAAGTAAAACTGAGATATAAAATTAGATAATACGTCGCATCTTTTCCAATAGAAATTCATATCTGCCGCAGACACCGCTATGGATAATTGACTATGGAAAAAAATCTTTTGTTCCAGTAGTAAACTTTTGTTTTCCGTTGTAACTGGTTTTTCATTTTTCATTTGAATATAGTTTTGGGAATGTTCCGCTTTGATAGGATTAGTTTGTTTTGTGGAAGTTAAAGTAACAAAAGACATTGGGCACCTCTTATGAATTAAGGATATCTTAAATCATAAATTTAGTCGTCTGATTAGATCCATTCTTACCTTTAAAAAAATAGGTTTCGATCGAATCGGACAAAATGTGTTCGAAGTTTTACCAACTTGTGTTAATTAATCTGGAAAAATATTTCTATTTCTTTGGGAATCAATATACAGTTATGATTGATCGTTTCTACTTCTCGTCTAATTGTAACTATCAAACCATACTTTTGGTTTTTAATTCGGTGACTCTATGAATTCCCCTTTACCATTTTACAACGAATACTTAAATTTTTTCCTGCTATTTGCCGCATTACTTGGGTTTTTATACGCAATCGGAGAATTCTTTAGTTATCATAAAAATAGAAAACAAATTCTTTTAGGAATTATTTTCCTTGGAACCAGTTACATATTATTTAACTTTTATTTAATTTCATCCGGTAAAATCAAATGGCTTTACCCATTATTTTTAACTGATTTGCCGATTGTTTCCTGCCTCGGTGTTCTACTTGATGAATACTTTCTTACGATTATGGAAGGTAAAATCCGATCATTTCGACGTTTTTCTTACCGAATTGTGCCATTGGTATTTTTATTTGTTTTGATTGTTTTTTGGAATTTTTGGAACAAAACTAGTTATTTAGAAAGCCAATCCCTTGGATTAAATCCCTTTTTAAATCGGCCTTTATTGTTGGTTTTGCCAACCATCCTGATATATATTTTGTGTTTGCTCCGAATATTCAGAAGGATATCCAAACAAATTCGCTGGAGTACCTTTCGTAAAAATTACACTTTAAGAATAGGAATCACCATTGTTGGATTTTGTATGGCATTGTCCATTCACGGACTCATCACTTTGGCCAGGGGAGGCCAAACGGCACATCAACTGACCGGAATTGCCATCGGAATCTTTTTATGTTTTTTATATGTGCTAAGACAAAGTTACCCCGATTTCTTTTTGGAAGTTCGAAAAATTGTCGAAGATGAAAAAAAGGCAAAGATTTCACAGATATCCAAATTGGATCATAATCAAATCCGAAACAAACTGCAAGATTTGTTTGAGAAAGAAAAAATCTACCGTGAAGAAAAACTAAGTCTTCGTGAATTAGCAGAAAGAATCGATTTAAGTTCCCACCAACTCTCCGAATTTTTAAATACGGAAATCAAACAAAGCTTTTACCAATACACAAATTATTTCCGAGTGAATGAAGCTAAGGAAAAAATTGAAAAAGAACCGGATCGCTCTCTTCTTGCCATTGCCTATGATGTGGGATTTGGATCCAAATCTACCTTCAACGAAGCTTTCAAA
This genomic interval carries:
- a CDS encoding slr1658 superfamily regulator, which translates into the protein MSFVTLTSTKQTNPIKAEHSQNYIQMKNEKPVTTENKSLLLEQKIFFHSQLSIAVSAADMNFYWKRCDVLSNFISQFYFHSYEAKKLDKNAISTIINELVENAAKYSDKENSTVYIEIKDLGTDLRLEVKNHVTPWMKAIFENKIQTIKDGDINQLYFDALESRNNGSGSEGMGLLILLKDYQLKLAYEFNETEEHGFDLTIRVHIPVESNQKDLAL
- a CDS encoding helix-turn-helix domain-containing protein: MNSPLPFYNEYLNFFLLFAALLGFLYAIGEFFSYHKNRKQILLGIIFLGTSYILFNFYLISSGKIKWLYPLFLTDLPIVSCLGVLLDEYFLTIMEGKIRSFRRFSYRIVPLVFLFVLIVFWNFWNKTSYLESQSLGLNPFLNRPLLLVLPTILIYILCLLRIFRRISKQIRWSTFRKNYTLRIGITIVGFCMALSIHGLITLARGGQTAHQLTGIAIGIFLCFLYVLRQSYPDFFLEVRKIVEDEKKAKISQISKLDHNQIRNKLQDLFEKEKIYREEKLSLRELAERIDLSSHQLSEFLNTEIKQSFYQYTNYFRVNEAKEKIEKEPDRSLLAIAYDVGFGSKSTFNEAFKKETGTTPREYREKILKKHPVRSIRS